The following proteins are encoded in a genomic region of Candidatus Effluviviaceae Genus I sp.:
- the ccsB gene encoding c-type cytochrome biogenesis protein CcsB, with product MTPVAAVDMPFFWAAFWCYLAATVAACAYAGLRSPRLRAVVLWLSVAGLAANTVALGVRWALSGHPPVTNLFEYMTLFAWATVLGFVLLWRRRGAELMTVFGAPIAFGLIVLASLVPENIETQLIPALQSYWLWIHVSLAVLAEAAFAVAFVASVLYLRRRPRAGANAGSEGQERDEAGRDALDAIAYRAIGIGFPLFTIGALFAGAVWAARAWGAPWSWDPKETSSLVVWIIYAVYLHARLVRGMRRAAAIISIIGFAATIFTMLGSRFLGGLHAYA from the coding sequence ATGACCCCGGTCGCCGCCGTCGACATGCCCTTCTTCTGGGCAGCGTTCTGGTGCTACCTGGCCGCCACCGTCGCGGCGTGCGCGTACGCCGGCCTGCGGTCGCCGCGCCTGCGGGCCGTGGTGCTCTGGCTCTCGGTCGCGGGACTCGCCGCGAACACCGTGGCGCTCGGCGTGCGGTGGGCCCTCTCCGGGCACCCGCCGGTCACGAACCTGTTCGAGTACATGACGCTCTTCGCGTGGGCGACCGTCTTGGGGTTCGTGCTCTTGTGGCGACGGCGGGGCGCGGAGCTCATGACCGTCTTCGGAGCGCCCATCGCCTTCGGCCTCATCGTGCTGGCGTCGCTCGTGCCGGAGAACATCGAGACGCAGCTCATCCCCGCGCTCCAGAGCTACTGGCTGTGGATCCACGTCTCGCTCGCCGTGCTGGCGGAGGCGGCGTTCGCGGTGGCGTTCGTGGCGTCGGTGCTGTACCTGCGCCGCCGGCCGCGGGCCGGTGCGAACGCGGGGAGCGAGGGGCAGGAGCGCGACGAGGCCGGCCGCGACGCGCTCGACGCCATCGCGTACCGTGCGATCGGCATCGGGTTCCCGCTCTTCACCATCGGGGCGCTCTTCGCGGGCGCCGTGTGGGCCGCGCGGGCGTGGGGCGCGCCGTGGTCGTGGGACCCGAAGGAGACGAGCTCGCTCGTCGTGTGGATCATCTACGCGGTGTATCTGCACGCCCGGCTCGTCCGCGGCATGCGGCGCGCCGCGGCCATCATCTCGATCATCGGGTTCGCCGCGACGATCTTCACCATGCTCGGGAGCAGGTTCCTGGGCGGGCT
- a CDS encoding cytochrome c biogenesis protein ResB, which produces MDRAHAVTLTLIVVSLALCAWVVGCTWRRFAAIPRTRGRARVARIGSLVTHASILVIVAGGLLSAATSFRYPSAAYLAAGGTLDVLAGGFTVRVDDAWTTMSETEKPVEYVSLVTVLEGGREVKRHRIEVNRPLVHRGVGVYQHEMLPSPTTIASATLEVVLPEGGGRVVRVEAPFDVETPVPGTDLSVKVVAFYSDFTYDIEAGAAALKSVRHENPAVLVHVWEAGRFAGERWVFAAFPGHSDAAALPCRLLLLGYRPDFRRGLTRFEISRQPGAPLLFVGFAAMSAGLALIYWVRVPASAARRRKEDG; this is translated from the coding sequence GTGGACCGCGCGCACGCCGTCACGTTGACTCTCATCGTGGTGTCCCTCGCGCTCTGCGCGTGGGTAGTGGGATGCACGTGGAGGCGGTTCGCGGCCATTCCCAGGACGCGAGGCCGCGCGCGGGTCGCGCGGATCGGGTCGCTCGTGACGCACGCCTCGATCCTCGTCATCGTGGCCGGCGGGCTCCTGTCCGCGGCGACCTCGTTCCGCTATCCATCCGCGGCGTACCTCGCGGCGGGCGGCACGCTCGACGTGCTCGCCGGCGGGTTCACCGTTCGGGTCGACGACGCATGGACGACGATGTCCGAGACGGAAAAGCCCGTGGAGTACGTTTCGCTCGTCACGGTGCTCGAGGGCGGCCGCGAGGTGAAGCGCCACCGCATCGAGGTGAACCGGCCGCTCGTCCACCGCGGCGTCGGCGTGTATCAGCACGAGATGCTGCCGTCGCCGACGACGATCGCGAGCGCCACGCTCGAGGTCGTCCTGCCGGAGGGCGGCGGGCGCGTCGTGCGCGTCGAGGCGCCGTTCGACGTCGAGACGCCGGTGCCCGGCACCGACCTCTCGGTCAAAGTCGTGGCGTTCTACTCGGACTTCACCTACGATATCGAGGCGGGGGCCGCCGCGCTCAAGTCCGTGAGGCACGAGAACCCGGCGGTCCTCGTGCACGTGTGGGAGGCCGGGCGGTTCGCCGGGGAGCGTTGGGTGTTCGCGGCCTTCCCCGGCCACAGCGACGCCGCCGCGCTCCCGTGCCGGCTGCTCCTCCTCGGCTACAGGCCGGACTTCCGGCGCGGGCTCACGCGCTTCGAGATCTCCCGCCAGCCGGGGGCGCCGCTCCTGTTCGTCGGGTTCGCCGCAATGTCGGCGGGGCTCGCGCTGATCTACTGGGTTCGCGTGCCGGCCTCGGCCGCGCGCCGACGGAAGGAGGACGGATGA
- the hypB gene encoding hydrogenase nickel incorporation protein HypB produces the protein MAKVSVQERIQSENERVAAQNRAAFAKAGALVLNLVSSPGSGKTTLLEATLDRLPAAGLRSLVIEGDVSTERDLDRVKARGGDGVQINTGGGCHLSAQMVADVLGRLDLASADVVFIENVGNLICPSTYDLGEDAKVVLLAVTEGDDKPMKYPAVFHESSLAVLNKIDLLPHLAYDIAKAEREVAVLNPRCEILRLSALKGDGMDRWISWITARLAAKRGA, from the coding sequence ATGGCGAAGGTGAGCGTGCAGGAGAGGATCCAGTCGGAGAACGAGCGGGTGGCGGCGCAGAACCGCGCCGCGTTCGCGAAGGCGGGCGCGCTCGTGCTGAACCTCGTGAGCTCGCCGGGCTCGGGGAAGACGACGCTCCTCGAGGCCACGCTCGACCGGCTCCCGGCGGCGGGCCTGCGCTCGCTCGTCATCGAGGGCGACGTGAGCACGGAGCGCGACCTCGACCGCGTGAAGGCGCGCGGGGGCGACGGTGTGCAGATCAACACGGGCGGCGGGTGTCACCTGAGCGCGCAGATGGTCGCCGACGTCCTCGGGCGGCTCGACCTCGCGTCGGCCGACGTCGTGTTCATCGAGAACGTCGGGAACCTCATCTGCCCGTCCACGTACGACCTCGGCGAGGACGCGAAGGTGGTGCTGCTCGCCGTGACCGAGGGCGACGACAAGCCGATGAAGTACCCCGCCGTCTTCCACGAGTCCTCGCTCGCGGTGCTCAACAAGATCGACCTTCTGCCGCACCTGGCGTACGACATCGCGAAGGCGGAGCGCGAGGTCGCGGTCCTGAACCCGCGGTGCGAGATCCTCCGCCTGTCGGCGCTCAAGGGGGATGGGATGGACCGCTGGATCTCGTGGATCACGGCGCGGCTGGCCGCCAAGCGGGGGGCGTGA
- a CDS encoding hydrogenase maturation nickel metallochaperone HypA, which yields MHELSICQSMLRVVDGAMKAHEGSKLLRIFADVGRGSTVEPQLLREAFDVLVTGGPYEGAELVINDIPLAGRCRSCGRAFEYREIALGCPACGSASVDIESGLELSVRELEIDD from the coding sequence ATGCACGAGCTCTCCATCTGCCAGAGCATGCTGCGCGTCGTGGACGGCGCCATGAAGGCGCACGAGGGATCGAAGCTGCTCCGGATCTTCGCGGACGTCGGTCGCGGCTCGACGGTGGAGCCGCAGCTTCTCCGCGAGGCGTTCGACGTGCTCGTCACAGGCGGGCCGTACGAGGGCGCGGAGCTTGTGATCAACGACATCCCGCTCGCCGGGCGATGCCGCTCGTGCGGGCGGGCCTTCGAGTACCGCGAGATCGCGCTCGGCTGCCCCGCGTGCGGGTCGGCGAGCGTGGACATCGAGTCGGGCCTGGAGCTCTCGGTGAGGGAACTTGAGATCGACGATTAG